The DNA sequence ACGCCGGTGTGAGCGACCGAACGACCTGGGAACGGCACGTGCTCGGAGAGACGTTTCCCGAGGGTTCCTTCGACCTGGTGAACGCGCAGTTCCTTCAGTCACCGGTCCCGCTCGACCAACAGCGGGTTCTCCGGCAGGCCGCAGCGGCCGTCGCGGCCGGCGGCACCTTGCTGATCGTCATGCACGCAGGCTGGCCCTCCTGGCAGACCGAGCCGCCCTTCGAAGCGGAGTTCCCCACGCTGCGGGGCGTCCTCGACGAACTCGACCTGCCGGAGGCCGACTGGAGCGTGGAGACGCTGGACACGGTACGCAAGCCGAGCGAGTCACCCGAGGGGCTGGAGGGCTTCCGGGACGACCACGTGTGGCGACTTCGGCGTACCGGCGTCTGACGTACGGCGTCGATGTCGATGTCGATGTCGATGTCGATACAGGGCTTGCCGGTCACGCGAAGGTCACCTCTGCCGTGGCATGCCGTTGCTCGCGGTGGCTGGCGACGCGCAGGTCGGCACGGTCGCCCGAGGGCGTGCCGCAGGCCACGATGCCTTCGCCGGCGAAGACCGGGCGGCGCAGCCGGTACGACAGCTCGCGCACCTGCCGGTCCGGGGCCTGGCGCCGCGTCAGTTCCAGCATCAGCAGGGCGAGCAGGAGGCCGTGGACGACGAGGCCGGGGTAGCCCTCCTCGTCGCGGCAGTACGGGGCGTCGTAGTGAATGCGGTGGGCGTTCGCGGTGAGGGCGCTGAAGCGGAACAGCAGCGCAGGGCCCGGGCGCAGCGGAAGCTGCCAGGGGTCCTCGGCCTGCGGGGAGGGTGGACGCGTCGAGGGCGGTCGGGTGCTGTGCACCGGCGTTGCCGCCCGACCGGTAGACGATGTCCTGCTCCTCGACGAGACACGTCCGGCCGTGCTGGCGGAACTCCCGGCGCTCGGTGACGAACAGCATCTCGCCGGAACGGCCCTGTTTGGCGCTGACCGAGGCGAGGCTGCGGACGCGTTCGGCGGGTTCACCGAGGCGCAGCGGTTCGGTGATCTCGCAGCGGCCGCCGGCCCACATGCGCCGGCGGTGGGGGACGGGCGGCAGGAAGTGGCCGTGCAGAGGGTGGCCGTCAGCGCCCAGTTCACGCTGTGCGGGCCAGGCGAGGAAGTGGAGCCAGTGCCAGAGCGGGGGAAGAGGATCGCCGGCCTCGGCGGCGGGATCGGGCAGGTTCAGCACCGCTGAAAGGGCCGCCGTGGGACCGGGGGACAGCGGGTCGCGGTCCGTCACCGGCTCAGGAGTCCACGACTCCACGTACGAGCTGAGTGGGGTTGGAGCGGTCGGCATCGGTGGTCTCCAGGAGGGTGCGGGGAGGGCTCGCGTACTCGCGTACGAGGAGAGTGGCCAGGAAAGGGGAGGGCGATGCATCCGGTGACGTACCGCAGTTGACCATGGTGGCCCAAACGATCGCCGGACCGGCGATTCGGGTGCGGGGTCTGGAGGCCCGCCGGCTCACCCTCCAACTCTTCGCCCCGAGACGCCACGCAGGTCGCCCTCAACGCCGTCCGCATCCACGGCGGTTACGGCTGCTCCACCGAGCTCGACGTCGAGCGCACGGTCGTGAAGAGGGTGCCGATGCGGCCCACCCGCGCGCCGGTCGGAGTCAGGTCGACACTTCGGACCAGACCTGGCGGACGGCATCCAGCGCAGCCGCGCGATCGGCCGGGACCAGTCCGATGCGTGTCCGCCGGTCGAGCAGGTCGGCCTCGTCCAGGGCGCCTTCGTGGCGTACGGCCCACAGCAGTTCGGCGCGGGTGACGGGATGTCCCGGCAGCACAGGTTCGGCCAGCCGGGGATCGTGCGCGGCGAGTGCGTGGATGGCCGGTGCCTCCGTGCCGTAGCGCTGGATGAGGCGGCGTGGTGCCTGGAGGGAGCCGAGGGCGGCGGGTGATGCGGCGCCGACGAGGGGCAGGGTGGCCGTGGGGGAGGGGCCGGCAGTGAGCCGGCGGGCGGTGACGGCCGCGTCGACGGCGTCCTGCGCCATGCGCCGGTACGTGGTGAGCTTGCCGCCGACCACGGTGATCACGCCGTCCGGCGAGGTGACCACCGCGTGCCGACGGGAGATGTCGGCGGTCCGCGGAGCCGAACCGGAGCGTGCCGTCGGCGTGGTGTCGAGCAGGGGGCGCAGGCCCGCGAACGCGCCCACCACGTCGTCGCGTTGGACGGGGAGGTCCAGGACGGAGCCGAGCACGTCGAGGAGGAAGCCGATGTCCGTCTCGGGCACCTCGGGAACGTCGGGGATGTCGCCCCCGACGGGCTCGTCGGTGAGCCCGACATAGACGCGGCCGTCGCCCTGGGGCAGGACGAGGACGAAGCGGTTGGTCTCGCCGGGGACCGGGACGTGCAGCCCTGCGGGCAGCGGACCGAGGTGGTCGGAGCGCAGGACGAGGTGGGTGCCGCGTGAGGGGCGGATCCGGATGCCCTCCACCAGGTCGCCCGCCCAGACGCCGGAAGCGTTGATCACCGCGCGGGCCTTGATCTCGCCCTCCTCGCCGGTGAGTTCGTCGCGTATGCGGGCGCCGGACGCGGTGAGCTCCAGAGCCCTCACACGGGTCAGGATGCGTGCGTCGCGTGCGGCGGCGGTGCGGGCGATCGCGGTCACCAGGCGGGCGTCGTCGGTGAGCCGGCCGTCCCAGGACAGCAGGCCGCCGCGCAGGCCCTGGGTGCGCAGGGCGGGGGCGAGGTGCCGGGTCTCCACGACGGAGAGCCGACGCGGGGCGGGCAGGGTGGCGCGGGCCGTGCGGGCCGCCAGGCGCAGGGTGTCACCGGCGCGGAATCCGGCCCAGGCCAGGGCGGACTGACCGCGGGAGACCAGAGGGGTGAGGGGAAGCACGAAGGGCTGGGCCCGGACCAGGTGCGGTGCCGTGCGCTCCATCAACACCCCGCGCTCGACGGCGCTCTCATGGGCCACGTCGAGCTGTGCCGAGGCGAGGTAGCGCAGCCCGCCGTGGATGAGCTTGCTGCTGAAGCGCGAGGTGCCGAAGGCCAGGTCGTGGGCGTCGACGGCGACCACCGACAGACCGCGGGCCGCGGCGTCCAGGGCGACCCCGGCACCCGTCGCGCCCAGCCCCACGACCAGGACGTCCACGGCCGGACCGCCGACGGCCTCGGCCAGTTCACGCGAGCGCCGCGCGGCGGACAGGGACGATCCGGGAACCAGGAGAGGGGGAGTGGCGGGGCTCATGGCGTGAGGGTCCTTTCCAGGATGCTGCGCAGTTCCGCCAGGAAGGCCTCACTGCTCAGGTCGGCGTCGTCCTCGTCGGTCATGGTCCGCAAGGACAGGGTGAAGGACTGGACGATCAGCAGCAGGGCCCGTGCCTGCCGTTCGACATGGCCGGCGCGCACCGACCCGTCGGCGTGGCCTTCGCGCAGGCCGTCGGCCAGCAGGGCGAGAAGGGCCTGCTGGCTCGCGCCGCGGCGGTCGAGGACGTAAGGCAGAAGCAGTTCCGGGTCGACGTCGACGATCTTCCGGAAGAGCGGATGGGCGCGGAAGGCCCTCACTCCGGTGACGAGCCCTTCGACGATCAGGCCGCGCGCGCTCGTCCCGGGCCGCCGTTCGGGCATGGCCGCCGTGGCCACCGCGACCCACTCGCGGGTCATGAGGTCGCCCACCAGGGAGCGCACGTCGGGCCAGCGTCTGTACAGCGTCATCCGGGAGACACCCGCGCGGCGGGCCACGTCGGTCAGCGTCGTACGGCGGACTCCGACGGCCAGGACGCAGTCGCGCACCGCGTCGAGTACTGCATCGCTGTCCGAGTGGTTGTGACGAATAGGCGTCATGTGTCACAGTGTAACGCCTGCGGGGCCGTCCGGGACACGGCATCGCTCGAATCGACCGGTGAGGACAACAGCCAATGGACATGCTGTGGAGCGGCTGGGGCGACCCGGCCAAGGCGGCGCCGCTGCCCGAGACCGTGACCGGGCTGCTGCGCGACTGGCTCGGCGTCAAGCCGCGCACCGCCGAACCGGTCGCCCTGACGGACATCGCCGTACCCGAGCCGGGACTCGAACCCGCCGCACTCCAGGCCCTGTCCGCAGCGGTCGGAGGCGAGGAGCACGTGCGCACCGACGCGGAGAGCCGCATCCGGCACACGCGCGGCAAGTCCACCCCCGACCTGCTCCGAATGCGCGAGGGCGAGGTCGAAGACATCCCCGCAGCCGTCGTACTCCCCGCCGGCCACGACGACGTGCTCGCGGCACTGCGCGCCTGCGCCGAACACGGCCTGGCCGTTGTCCCGTTCGGTGGCGGCACCTCTGTCGTAGGCGGCCTCGCCCCTGGCCGGCGCGGCCCCTTCGTCGCCCTGGACCTGCGCCGCATGGACCAGTTGCTCGCCGTCGACCCGGTCTCCCGCACGGCCACGCTGCAGCCCGGGATGCGCGCGCCCCACGCCGAGGCGCTGCTGGCCGAACAGGGCTTCACGCTCGGGCACTTCCCCCAGTCCTTCGAGTGGGCCACCATCGGCGGGTTCGCCGCCGCCCGCTCCAGCGGCCAGGCGTCCGCCGGCTACGGCCGCTTCGACGAGATGGTCCTGGGCCTGACCGTCGCCACCCCCGAGGGCACCCTCGACACGGGCCGCGCGCCTCGCTCGGCGGCCGGCCCCGACCTGCGGCAGCTCGTGCTCGGCTCGGAGGGCGCGTTCGGCGTCATCACGTCCGTCACCGTGCGGATCCGTCCCGTGCCCGCGACTCGCGTGTACGAGGGCTGGCGCTTCGACTCCTTCGAGCAGGGCGCCGCCGCGCTGCGCCGCCTCGCCCAGGACGGCCCGCGCCCGACGGTGCTGCGGCTGTCCGACGAGACGGAGACGCTGATCGGCCTCGCCCAGCCCGACGCCATCGGTGCCGCCGTCGACGGGCAGCAGTCCGCGGGATGCACGGCGATCGCCGGCTACGAAGGCACCGACGAGGACACCTCGTACCGCAGGGAGCGTGCGTCGGCCGTCCTCCGGGACTGCGGCGGAACCCAGCTGGGCGAGGAACCCGGACAGCGCTGGGCGCACGGCCGCTACTCGGCCCCCTACCTGCGGGACTCCCTGCTGGACGCCGGGGCGTTCGTCGAGACACTGGAGACGGCGACGTTCTGGTCACGCGTGCCCGAGCTGTACGCGTCCGTGCGCGACGCCCTGACCACCACGCTCACCGAGGCCGGCACGCCGCCCCTGATCATGTGCCACATCTCCCACGTCTACGAGAACGGTGCCTCGCTGTACTTCACCGTCGTCTCGGCGCAGGGCGACGAACCGGTGGGGCACTGGGAGAAGGCGAAGCACGCCGCCAACGAGGCGATCCTCGCCGCGGGCGGCACCATCAGCCACCACCACGGCGTGGGCACCGACCACCGCGACTGGTACGTCCGCGAGGCGGGCCCCCTGGGCATCGAGGCGCTGCAGGCCGTGAAGCGCCGACTGGACCCGACGGGACTGCTCAACCCCGGGGTCCTCCTGCCCCTCGACTGACCGTCCAGACTGTTCATCCCCCGGGGGTCCCTCGGGTCCCTCGGGTCCCCCGGGGCACCGGGTCCGCCCGGGACCTTCCGGTCATCACTCATCCACCTCCTCCGCCCGCCTCCGGCAGCACCCTCCCGTCGGCCCGAAAGGCACCCCGATGCGACAGTTCACCGCCATCGTCAACCCCACGGCGGGCGGATCCGCCTCAGCTGCCGCACTGCTGAACGTGGCCAGGCCGCTGCGGGAGGCCGGGGCCGACCTGGAGACCGAGTACAGCCGCAGCCTCGCCCACGCCCAGGAACTGGCCCGTGACGCCGGGGAGCGGGGCCGGGTGGTGCTCGCTGTCGGCGGCGACGGAATCGCCGGCGGTGTCGGCGGGGCCCTCAGCGGCACCGACGCCGTGCTCGGCCTGGTCCCCGCCGGCCGCGGCAACGACTTCGCCCGGGCGCTGAACCTGCCCACCGAGCCCGCCGCCCTCGCCGAGGTACTGCTCCACCACGAACCCCGGCAGGTCGACACCATCGAGGTCGAGTCGGCCGTACACGACCGCACAGTGGTCCTCGGCAGCGTGTACGCAGGCGTCGACGCCCTGGCCAACCGGCACGCCAACGAGGCCAGACTGCTGCGCGGCTCGGCCTCCTACTACGCGGGCGGCCTGCGCGCCGTCACCACCTGGCGCCCCGCGCGCTACCGCGTCACCGTCGACGGCCAGGAGCACCTGCACACCGGCTACACGGTCGTGGCCGCCAACTCCGGCTACTACGGATCCGGCCGCCTGATCGCCCCCGACGCCCGCGTCGACGACGGTCTGCTGGACGTCGTGATGATCCGCGAGGCGCCGCGGCGGCTGTTCTTCGCCCTGATGAACGAGCTCAAGACCGGAGCCCACGTCCAGCGTCCCGAGGTGCAGCTCCTGCGAGGCCGGGAGATCCGTATCGCGGCCGACCGTGAGGTGCCCTACGGCGCGGACGGTGAGGTGGAGGCCACCCTGCCGGTCACGGTCAGGGTTCTGCCGGGAGCGCTGCGCGTCCTGTGCTGAGGCCGGGCCACCGGCGTTTCCACGGCGGCCGAGTCCGGCGACCGGCCGCCCGCCGTGGCCGAGTCATGTCGTCTGTGCGGGGTACGACCCACCCGCTCGTCTCTGCGGGGCACACCTCACCCGCAGGTCATAGGCCCTCTGAAGCGCACCCGCCGTCAGCGGACCAAGCGCCTTCCGAGCGGCATGCGCCGACCGCAGGTCATCAGCCCTCTGCAGGGCACGCGCCCTCCGTGAGCCATCCACCGCCGGTCATCCGCCGTCCACGGGCATCCGCGGGCGCGCCGTCCTGAGCTGCTGCGAGCCGGTGGTGTGGCCGGCCTCGGCCTGGATGAGCAGCGAGAGCAGTTCTGCCACCGGCAGTCCGGCCTCGGCGGGGTGCCGCAGCACCTTGCCGGCCTCGATCCGGTAGGTGTTGGTGCGTCCCTCGCGAGTGTGGGACAGATAGCCGTCCTGCTCCAGGTCAGAAATGATCTTCTGGACAGCGCGCTCGGTGAGTCGGCAGTGCGCGGCGATGTTCCGGATCCGCACGTTCGGGTTGTCGGCGATGGCCGCGAGGACGCGGGCATGGTTCGTCAGAAACGTCCATCCGGTGTGCGGCTCAGGGACTCCATCCATGCCTCAAGAGTACGGCTGGGTGTTCACGAATACAAATACACGCACTCAATTTCATGTATCTGTTGACGTGTTCCGCGGTTCGGGTTCACTCTTGTAGTGAGACGGGGAATACCTGAGAGAGAGGCGGTCATGCCCGAGCTCGCGTCCTCTGCACAGCCCCCCAACAGGGGCGCTGCCGACCGTGTGAACTTCGACGGCGAACCGGCGGCGGCTTCGTCCTGGCCGCTGGTCACCGCCGTCCGCGCGGGTGGCGACAGGGTCATGGTGAAGGTCTCCGGAGAGCTCGATCTCGACACCAGCGAGCGACTCCAGGGCGTCCTGCGTGAAGCTCTGAACCGCTCGGTCCGTGGCGTCGATCTGCATCTGGAGGGCGTCTCCTTCTGCGACTGCTCGACCCTCAACATCCTGCTCAACGTGCGCCACTTCGCCTTGGAGCAGGGCAAGACGGTCGCGATCCACGCAGCCAGTACGGCTGTCGACCGCCTGCTCTCCCTGACCGGCACGCACTCGCTGTTCGGCCGGCTCGACCCGGACGGGCATGCCGCGGTCGATGGGCATGCCCAGGACCCGGAGGCGCCCGAGGGTGCCCATCACGATCTGCGGATAGAGGTCGCCCAACTGCGCCGGGCCATGCAGACCCGGCCGACCATCGACCTGGCCCGCGGCATCCTGATGGCCTCGTTCAGCCTGAGCTCGGAGGAGGCCTGGACGGTACTGGTCACGGCCTCCCAGAACACCAACACCAAACTGCACTCCCTGGCCGGGGACCTCGTCACCGCGGTCAAGGGCGATGCGCTGCCCGAAGAGGTGCAGGAACATCTGTCGGCCGCGGTCGCCAGGGTCAACCACGTCATCCCCGAGCACTGAGGGCAACACTCCGCACGTCAGGGTTGCGTCGCGAACGGGCACCCCGGCAGGGTTCGGATGTGCCCACCTTGCTGATCGTGCATCACACGCCCTCGCCCAACTGCCATGCCATGCTCGAAGCCCTCATCTCCGGTGCCACGGCGCCGGAGATCGAGAACGTCGAGGTCGTGCGCCGGCCGGCGCTGTCGGCAACGGCCTCCGACGTGCTGGCCGCCGACGGCTACCTCCTCGCCACCCCGGCGAACCTCGGCTACATCTCCGGAGCCCTCAAGCACTTCTTCGACCAGGTCTACTACCCCTGCCTGGACGCGACCCAGGGCCGGCCCTTCGGCTTCTGCGTGCACGGCGGCAGCGACGTCACCGGAGCGGTACGGGCGATCGACTCGATCACGACGGGCCTGGGCTGGCGCAGGGCGGCGAATCCGGTGAGGGTCACGGGCGAGCCCACCAAGGCGGACACCGAGGCCTGCTGGGAGCTGGGGGCGACGCTCGCCGCCGGTCTGATGGGCTGACCTGGACCGCGACTTCTCCCCAACACCCCACAGTGACCAGGGTGTTTACCTTCGTTGTGAGAAATTTCTGTGAATCCGTGAGGCGTTTGAACACAACGCGGCCCGTCTCCGTATTGGACCGGGGGATTTTCATGCCCTGACCGATCACGAGGCGTAGGAGTACTTCCTTGGGACGCAGCACGCGAAGACGCCCCACGGGCGCACGGCGCGCGACTTTTGCAGCGGTCGCGCTGATGTTGGGCGGCGGCGGCCTGGTCGCGGCCAACGTCTATGCCTCGGCCACCGAGGACGGCGGAGCGGATCCCGCCCGGACGCTGTCCACCCCGGCCGGCACGATCGACTGCCCGGATGTCGGCAGCGAACTGACGGATGTGCCGGACGGAGCGCGCGAGGACGTCGCGAAGGAACTCGCGCTGCTCGACCAGCAGATAGCCGAGGCCTACCAGCGGCTGCAGGAGTCGGCTCAGGCCATCCAGCAGGACGCGGGCTTCGCCGACAGCGCGATCATGAACCCGCTCAAGGACAAGCGGGCCGCGACGATCGAGCGGATCGCCATCGCTGTCGACCGCGTGGGAGACCGGCCCGAAGGCCTCGACTCCCTCGCCTCCTGCACCCTGCGCGCCGCGGACAACGGCACCGGTGAGGACGGAGACGGCGGCGACCAGGAACAGGGCGGCGACAACCAGGACGGCGCGGACCAGGGCAACCAGCAGCCCGGCAACGGCGACCAGCAGGGCAACGGCGGACAGGCGGGCAACGGCCCGGTCGCCGCGGACTTCGTGGACATCAAGTCCGTCCAGCCGAACGTGGCCGGCGCGGCCCAGCAGAAGGGAGCCTCCCGAGGCACCTTCGCCACCAGCTGCGGCGTCAACGACAACGGCCTGTTCAACTCCGACAACGTCATCGTGGCCCCCGGCGTCTCCAACGGCGCCCACCACTTCCACGACTACATCGGCAACCAGT is a window from the Streptomyces sp. NBC_00299 genome containing:
- a CDS encoding class I SAM-dependent methyltransferase gives rise to the protein MTETSDLKAAEFWEARYRDRDGRLWSGRPNALLVREASGLAPASALDLGCGEGGDVVWLASRGWRVTGVDIAHTALERAALHAADAGVSDRTTWERHVLGETFPEGSFDLVNAQFLQSPVPLDQQRVLRQAAAAVAAGGTLLIVMHAGWPSWQTEPPFEAEFPTLRGVLDELDLPEADWSVETLDTVRKPSESPEGLEGFRDDHVWRLRRTGV
- a CDS encoding glycerol-3-phosphate dehydrogenase/oxidase is translated as MSPATPPLLVPGSSLSAARRSRELAEAVGGPAVDVLVVGLGATGAGVALDAAARGLSVVAVDAHDLAFGTSRFSSKLIHGGLRYLASAQLDVAHESAVERGVLMERTAPHLVRAQPFVLPLTPLVSRGQSALAWAGFRAGDTLRLAARTARATLPAPRRLSVVETRHLAPALRTQGLRGGLLSWDGRLTDDARLVTAIARTAAARDARILTRVRALELTASGARIRDELTGEEGEIKARAVINASGVWAGDLVEGIRIRPSRGTHLVLRSDHLGPLPAGLHVPVPGETNRFVLVLPQGDGRVYVGLTDEPVGGDIPDVPEVPETDIGFLLDVLGSVLDLPVQRDDVVGAFAGLRPLLDTTPTARSGSAPRTADISRRHAVVTSPDGVITVVGGKLTTYRRMAQDAVDAAVTARRLTAGPSPTATLPLVGAASPAALGSLQAPRRLIQRYGTEAPAIHALAAHDPRLAEPVLPGHPVTRAELLWAVRHEGALDEADLLDRRTRIGLVPADRAAALDAVRQVWSEVST
- a CDS encoding TetR/AcrR family transcriptional regulator, encoding MTPIRHNHSDSDAVLDAVRDCVLAVGVRRTTLTDVARRAGVSRMTLYRRWPDVRSLVGDLMTREWVAVATAAMPERRPGTSARGLIVEGLVTGVRAFRAHPLFRKIVDVDPELLLPYVLDRRGASQQALLALLADGLREGHADGSVRAGHVERQARALLLIVQSFTLSLRTMTDEDDADLSSEAFLAELRSILERTLTP
- a CDS encoding FAD-binding oxidoreductase — encoded protein: MDMLWSGWGDPAKAAPLPETVTGLLRDWLGVKPRTAEPVALTDIAVPEPGLEPAALQALSAAVGGEEHVRTDAESRIRHTRGKSTPDLLRMREGEVEDIPAAVVLPAGHDDVLAALRACAEHGLAVVPFGGGTSVVGGLAPGRRGPFVALDLRRMDQLLAVDPVSRTATLQPGMRAPHAEALLAEQGFTLGHFPQSFEWATIGGFAAARSSGQASAGYGRFDEMVLGLTVATPEGTLDTGRAPRSAAGPDLRQLVLGSEGAFGVITSVTVRIRPVPATRVYEGWRFDSFEQGAAALRRLAQDGPRPTVLRLSDETETLIGLAQPDAIGAAVDGQQSAGCTAIAGYEGTDEDTSYRRERASAVLRDCGGTQLGEEPGQRWAHGRYSAPYLRDSLLDAGAFVETLETATFWSRVPELYASVRDALTTTLTEAGTPPLIMCHISHVYENGASLYFTVVSAQGDEPVGHWEKAKHAANEAILAAGGTISHHHGVGTDHRDWYVREAGPLGIEALQAVKRRLDPTGLLNPGVLLPLD
- a CDS encoding YegS/Rv2252/BmrU family lipid kinase, with protein sequence MRQFTAIVNPTAGGSASAAALLNVARPLREAGADLETEYSRSLAHAQELARDAGERGRVVLAVGGDGIAGGVGGALSGTDAVLGLVPAGRGNDFARALNLPTEPAALAEVLLHHEPRQVDTIEVESAVHDRTVVLGSVYAGVDALANRHANEARLLRGSASYYAGGLRAVTTWRPARYRVTVDGQEHLHTGYTVVAANSGYYGSGRLIAPDARVDDGLLDVVMIREAPRRLFFALMNELKTGAHVQRPEVQLLRGREIRIAADREVPYGADGEVEATLPVTVRVLPGALRVLC
- a CDS encoding helix-turn-helix transcriptional regulator; translated protein: MDGVPEPHTGWTFLTNHARVLAAIADNPNVRIRNIAAHCRLTERAVQKIISDLEQDGYLSHTREGRTNTYRIEAGKVLRHPAEAGLPVAELLSLLIQAEAGHTTGSQQLRTARPRMPVDGG
- a CDS encoding ANTAR domain-containing protein; translated protein: MPELASSAQPPNRGAADRVNFDGEPAAASSWPLVTAVRAGGDRVMVKVSGELDLDTSERLQGVLREALNRSVRGVDLHLEGVSFCDCSTLNILLNVRHFALEQGKTVAIHAASTAVDRLLSLTGTHSLFGRLDPDGHAAVDGHAQDPEAPEGAHHDLRIEVAQLRRAMQTRPTIDLARGILMASFSLSSEEAWTVLVTASQNTNTKLHSLAGDLVTAVKGDALPEEVQEHLSAAVARVNHVIPEH
- a CDS encoding flavodoxin family protein, which encodes MPTLLIVHHTPSPNCHAMLEALISGATAPEIENVEVVRRPALSATASDVLAADGYLLATPANLGYISGALKHFFDQVYYPCLDATQGRPFGFCVHGGSDVTGAVRAIDSITTGLGWRRAANPVRVTGEPTKADTEACWELGATLAAGLMG